From Cannabis sativa cultivar Pink pepper isolate KNU-18-1 chromosome 8, ASM2916894v1, whole genome shotgun sequence, a single genomic window includes:
- the LOC115699523 gene encoding xyloglucan glycosyltransferase 4 — protein MAPNNTVVVTVEKPMKSVLGVTGMESSLFLEKQKAVSPKQLTWVFLLKVQRTLACLSWMTMASKTMFVAAKKRIALSDLNNDDEPKTRGKLYRFIKAFLALSIVALVIELVAHFKSWNLNLIQPWEVQGLVQWTYMAWLSFRADYIAPVVIMLSRFCTVLFLIQSLDRLVLCFGCFWIKYKKLKPTIEPNVYDTEDPASFPKVLVQIPMCNEREVYAQSIAAVCQLDWPKDRILIQVLDDSSDGTVQLLIKDEVSSWSQKGVNIVYRHRLIRTGYKAGNLKSAMSCDYVKDYEFVAIFDADFQPNSDFLKQTVPHFKGKPDVGLVQARWSFINKDENLLTRLQNINLCFHFEVEQQVNGVFLNFFGFNGTAGVWRIKALEESGGWLERTTVEDMDIAVRAHLNGWKFVFLNDVKVICEVPESYEAYKKQQHRWHSGPMQLFRLCLPSIITSKISMWKKANLIFLFFLLRKLILPFYSFTLFCIILPLTMFIPEAELPLWVICYVPIFMSFLNILPAPKSFPFLVPYLLFENTMSVTKFNAMVSGLFQLGSAYEWVVTKKTGRSSESDLLALAERESKSSNEEKIFRRYSESGLELLSKLKEQEVKIEVPSKNKTNKLYKKELVLAFLLLTASARSLLSAHGVHFYFLLFQGLSFLVMGLDLIGEQIS, from the exons ATGGCTCCAAATAATACAGTTGTAGTGACAGTTGAGAAACCTATGAAGTCTGTGTTAGGAGTGACTGGTATGGAATCATCTTTGTTTCTTGAGAAGCAAAAAGCAGTTAGTCCAAAGCAACTCACATGGGTTTTTCTTCTCAAAGTTCAAAGAACTCTAgcttgtctttcatggatgacCATGGCTTCTAAGACCATGTTTGTTGCAGCCAAGAAAAGGATTGCTTTGTCTGACTTAAATAATGATGATGAGCCTAAAACCAGAGGAAAGCTCTACAGATTCATCAAAGCTTTTCTTGCTTTGTCAATTGTTGCTTTGGTTATTGAATTAGTTGCTCATTTCAAGAGCTGGAATTTAAATCTGATTCAACCATGGGAAGTTCAAGGTCTTGTGCAATGGACTTATATGGCATGGCTTTCATTCAGGGCTGATTATATTGCTCCTGTTGTGATCATGCTCTCAAGATTCTGTACTGTACTATTCTTGATTCAATCTCTTGATCGTTTagttttgtgttttggatgTTTTTGGATCAAGTACAAGAAATTAAAGCCTACAATAGAGCCAAATGTTTATGACACTGAGGACCCTGCAAGTTTCCCAAAAGTCCTTGTTCAGATTCCAATGTGCAATGAAAGAGAG GTGTATGCACAATCCATTGCAGCAGTTTGTCAGTTGGATTGGCCAAAAGATAGGATTCTAATACAAGTATTAGACGATTCTAGTGATGGAACAGTACAGCTTTTAATCAAAGATGAAGTCTCTTCATGGAGCCAGAAAGGTGTCAATATTGTGTACAGACATAGATTGATTAGAACTGGTTACAAAGCTGGCAACCTTAAATCAGCAATGTCATGTGATTATGTCAAGGACTATGAATTCGTAGCCATTTTCGATGCAGACTTCCAACCCAATTCTGATTTTCTTAAACAAACTGTTCCTCACTTCAAG GGAAAGCCTGATGTGGGACTTGTTCAAGCTAGGTGGTCTTTCATTAACAAGGATGAGAATTTACTCACAAGGCTACAGAACATCAACCTGTGCTTCCATTTTGAAGTTGAGCAGCAAGTGAATGGTGTGTTTCTCAACTTCTTTGGGTTCAATGGAACTGCAGGAGTTTGGAgaattaaggccttagaagaaTCAGGTGGTTGGCTTGAGAGGACAACCGTTGAAGACATGGATATCGCGGTTCGAGCTCATCTTAATGGATGGAAATTTGTCTTCCTTAATGATGTCAAAGTAATATGTGAAGTTCCAGAGTCTTATGAAGCTTACAAGAAACAGCAGCATAGATGGCATTCGGGTCCAATGCAGCTCTTCAGATTATGCCTTCCTTCCATCATAACTTCCAAG aTATCAATGTGGAAGAAGGCCAACTTGATATTCCTATTCTTTCTTCTAAGGAAGCTAATTCTACCCTTTTACTCATTCACATTGTTCTGTATCATTCTCCCATTAACCATGTTCATCCCTGAAGCTGAATTACCTCTTTGGGTAATCTGTTATGTCCCCATTTTCATGTCATTTCTCAACATTCTACCAGCACCTAAATCATTCCCTTTCTTGGTCCCATACCTTCTGTTTGAGAACACAATGTCAGTGACAAAGTTCAATGCCATGGTATCAGGCCTATTTCAACTCGGGAGCGCCTACGAATGGGTGGTTACAAAGAAGACAGGAAGATCATCTGAATCAGACTTGTTGGCACTTGCAGAAAGGGAATCAAAATCTTCCAATGAAGAAAAGATTTTTAGGAGATATTCAGAATCCGGTTTAGAACTTCTAAGTAAACTCAAAGAACAAGAAGTTAAAATTGAAGTGCCTTCCAAGAACAAGACCAACAAACTTTACAAGAAGGAACTTGTTCTTGCTTTTCTTTTACTCACTGCCTCAGCTAGAAGCCTATTATCTGCTCATGGAGTCCATTTTTACTTCTTG